The nucleotide sequence AGCGCAAGATAAAATTATTGTGTTTCGTCTGTGCACTCTGAGGCGCAAGtcacttattattataatttttacattttatttatatttgttttctttaattataGCTTCCCCAGTTGCAGCTACTTTTTATTATTGATCATTTGCGCCAGTTTCCCAGGAAGTGAGGATTTTGTTCTCTTTATAACACATGGGATGGAAACTGCGATATTCCAAttttaagtataatttaaaaacacaacttAGGCTGGAAACATAGCTATAGAGACTTGAGGTAGAACTCTTTTGACaggggtccaaaaaaaaaaaaaaaaaaaaatatatatatatatatatatatatatatatatatatatatatatatatatatatatatatatataaaagccgTGCACATGCAGGCATACTTTTCCTATGTTTTTATTGCTACCCCTCTCCTGTTTTTCTCTCCTCCAGCATTAGTTAATCCTGGTCACCCTCACATCCCTTGGACTCCTCCATTTCCCTCCCTCCGTCCTGTCTCTTAGAGGATGGATGGTCAGCAGTCTCTACAGGCCAGTGTGAACTCCTCTTACATTCCCTCCACCATCTCCTCCATGTGTGACGAAGAGCATTCAGAGGTGGTGGGGGGCGACACTGCCCCTTTGCTCTCCCAACAGCAGCCAGCAGCGCCCCTGGCGGCCCGTCACTGCCCGGAGGATTCCTACAATATGGTGTACATCATATTTTTCCTGATGGGCATCGGCTCTCTGCTGCCGTGGAATGTCTTCATCACAGCCAAACAGTACTGGATCTACAAGTTTAGTAACAGCTCCAGCCCCGCTGCTCAAGAGGAACCTCACAGTGACCTCAGCGTAAGTCTGATCGCCAATTAGAAAACTTTTATTGATTAATTACTAGTGGTTGCACATCATATCGTCAAAAACagaagcttttattttgacaacgtgcatgacttttattttgaaaagaaaaatctaacAACCCATGTTAtttacatgcttttttatttataatttttgtaaaaaaaaaaaaaattatcctgtTAAATTTATGTTTGTTGTACAACAACAACCAAACAGCATGACAGCCGTGGTTGCCAGATATGCACCATGCAAAATACGGTAACACTGTAAGGCATGGCAAATTGGTGCCTGTATATTTTACAACTTCTATAGAatattaaagagtaactaaaccctaaaccaactttttttagttaatgatctataaGAGTGGGGCTTTATTGGTGCTGTTCATTGTTtagagtaacttttttgacatttgagtataaagtgttttaattctacaatatatggtgtaaaaacgtctgagtgctgccctcttcaggttgaacggtggctactgcagttgatttttcctattggatgttgcggtggcaagtgacgtaagcggtggcaggtgacgtaagcagtttccagctcaccacgccccttggtacgagctaccacgcccttgacagtataaaaccatcttgttctgtcaaaatcactgtagtgagtcaggagttggaattgcgagtattgcaAACGATCAGGAaagactattatagcatctatttagcatatcaattatatagttatttagatcttcAAGTCAGCGTAGATTTATCTgaatttagtacagtggtcaggtgTGTTGGTGGTTGCGACAGCAcggctggactgcatagttttccagcagacttgaacattaggcgccagtggttgcatgcacttggcctggaagaccgtgagttcccgcctagagctggagtgtgcaaactgcattttacacgggattgcttctccaacgcaatggaggtggagatggccacagctcgcgctgaaaagcGTCGCgatgcgggagttaagaccgcagtttgagccagttgctcgaattgatatgaacagacacctcgacatcctccacttcaggtgaaggtaggtgagaaaagtcctctacttcaaatgatcgctctgttgcaaagctacttgcgtcattacagtcactctccattttagcgactctgacagcagctgtcaatcaatccgtcactgcgggtctcaggttcacgccgcactcgctcagccccgccctcggttcgtcccctctatctccgctgtagtctgcccacttttcagcatttttcaaatattgtcagtgggtggagtcaggctctgaccaggggtttagttacactTTAAATTACCAATCTTCTTGAGGTACCAAAATCTGCTTTTTACCTCAAAGTTCCCCGATTTATGGtttataaaaagttaatattttggttttgggagttcCCAATAACAGGCTGACATGCATCCAACAcattcattgtcttataatatgcatttacttTTACCTTATTTACTCAACGAGTaaacgattaatttttccaatCACCTCCTTTGCGTGATGCTAATCTTCAGAGATTGGTCTCAGTTTTATTTCATCATGAGCCTGTAaagcctgataaagcagtgtttgtgagcacagtgctgctttgtgtacagcgtttTCGGGGAAACCAATATTTTTACTGCTCCAACAGCAGCaactagtggcaaagaatgaattagcattttcattcaggtCCAACttgaaaagaccaacaagtgggcgggaaatatgctaatgtttcatgttgacgtcaacatgaaatggcttgGGATTCATTTGAAAAATGACTCGTTTAAATGATACATTgtcaactctttcttttgagagacaataactttatacacggtgcactcttagatttaaaactttgcaggatgttttcattcacttacagctgtgttacacactgcgtGAAAGGTCATTTTCAGAAACCCATAATAGGGCCACTTTAAAATGTACTGTTAATCACCATAATAATGCAGGTGGTGAAGTAGAAATCAGAGTTCATCTGTGGCCTGTTCATAAAACACAGTTCacagggtcacacacacaaatacaagacACACCAGCAGGGTAACACACTTGTATCTAAAGTAATGCAGTAAACTAAATATCGGAAAATGTAACACAAAACACCCTACTATACATTACTGATAACAAAACTGTGAAGAAACACAGCTGAAATCAAATTCGATCATATGTGATGTGTCACACTTAGAGTTCTGGCCATGCCCCTTTCCTGATTTTTTGCCTTATATGGTAATACATAGTTCTTACTTCAAAACACTGTACATTTGACCATATTTTAACATAGAATTGAATTAAAACCATTTACAGATTTTCACTGTGGTGAAAATAAAAACGTTTCCAATGCAGTTTTGCGAAATATTCCTTTTTCGATTTGCTTGGAAAACCACCTCATGCGAGCGTAAAAACTTTTTGCAAAATTGACGCGTTTCCGTAATTTCAATTTGCGCATATTTAAGGCTAATGGAAATGCACCTAATGACTCAAAAAACAGTGCGGCTATTTGAAAAATAGTAAGTCTTGCACAGTAAATACATTGTGCATCCCAGTGCACAATACTAAAGCGAGTCAGATGACACTGAAAGTATTCGTCTCCGGCACGAGTGTCACCTACTTGTAACCGTGCTGAACAGTTATTTAAAGCAGTCACAACATGTTTCTGCACTTTCTGCTCACCTCAGCATTCTCAAGGTCTTGTGATATCTGACAGAACTGATGTTTCTTTCATATGCAGAAGCACAGGCTCTCTTTTGCTCCTTTAGTGTGATCTAGAGTCACTGAAGCTGAAAActagtaatattgtaaatattcataataacTTACAATAAACATTTGACCCTACAAATACAAAAGGAGCATTGTTTTCAGTCATTTATCTCGTGAGTATCTCCCATATAAAACCTCAGCATGTATCTAGAGTCACTGAAGCTAAAAGCTAGTTACTGTATATTGGGTAGAACCTGACCTTGTTCTGAATCTTATCATTAGGTGTAGTATTATATAATAAGATTAAACTCATTAGAAGTTGTGAGTTCATGGGTACTGCTTCAGTAATCCTTTTTCTGTTTGTCACTCTCACTTCTGCCCAATCTCAGGAAATGGTCAAAGCGAAAGCATAAAAGTAACcaagtaagtgatgacagaattaaaatctttggctggactgtccctttaagggcATTTCTTTCcaaatgatttattattgatattttctgGTATAGTTTAATTcatattctgtcatgatttactcagcCTTCTATCATtacaaaactgtatgactttgttTCTACTGTTGACTATAAAAGAGGATACTTTGAGAAAAACCTAAACGTGTTTTTGTCCGTACAATGCAAGTCATTGGTAACCAAGCCTTTTGGTTACAAACGTTctacagaatattttttatatttaggtgaactatccctttaatagagCTACTTCAAAAAATACATCAAGCACTGCTCATAGCTTCTCAACTACAGTTTTTTCCCCTGTCTAAAGAGTGAGTTTTTCAGTGGCCAACATCTAGAGGTGATTCATATAATGTCGATAcacatttaagataaaaaatttttattgtatacagggtttcctcaaaaatatatttGGGAACAGAAAAAGTGTTATGCACTGAGATAGCTGACGCTCCGTTATTATCAGACAATGGTCTCATCATCAAATACTGTCAAATAGCAGGCAGTTAATCAGCCTGAGCAACTTACTCTACCACAACTTGATAAAAATGAATGCCCCATTTGAATACTTCATTCTAACTGGTCAAATGTGGTGTTCAGtgatcagatgtgtgtgtgtgtgtgtgtatactgagCTCAGATTAACTCTCTCAGAAAAAACACTGCCCTGTGTGTCTCTTCACCATTCATCGTTTTGTATTCttgcattataaaaataactCCATTCAACATTTCATGcccatttatttataaaagaagtGTTATTTAGTTACGTCCATCACTGATTGTGACACATGGATTGATTATGAGTgatttatcaattatttattttttggtctggTGTGCAGGACTACTTTGAGAGTTACATCGCCATCGCTTCTGCTGTTCCCTCAGTACTCTGTCTCATCCTCAACTACCTCCTGGTCAACAGGTAAAACAAACACATCCACACACTTCACTTTCTGTATTGTCCAGAGCTTGAGATTTAGGATTTCAAATGGTTTGGAatccacactttaaaaaaaatacaggggGTGTTCCCCAAAGAACCTGCAGTGACCAGAAGTTTCAATAATCTGAagagctttattattattatattttttttttacaataaaaacacgTATGTGCAGTGGAAGTTTCCATGTGTTTTCATGGACTCATTAATGCCAACatcaaacatttatatttgagAGTGCAGGAGGGAGATTCGACACTGGTTGAAAGTTAGTATTAGTTTGTCTTCCTTCTTTTTCGAACATTTGCACAAACAAAGCATCTCTGGCTGAGCCTTAATTGaatcagttcacacacacacacacacacacacacacacacacagcgtcctGTTAAAAAAGTGTACTGTGGTACCTTTGTAACCGTTGCCAATTCCTGTGCTCTTTTAGAGAATAAAGTCTCACTGTGTTTATTTTCTAACGTTACATGTTCATCTCCAGACTTCTCTTTTTTTGTGGTTTGGTTGTGAACATTGAAAATCGTTGAAAATAAGAATTCTGTTATGTGTGAGGACTAACTGAATTGGGATGAGCGGTTGGATCGTACAAACAAGGATGtcgaaaatattttaatgctgacCCACTGCATTGATGTAAACTGTAAACTAAATTAGCTTCAGAACATTCCCTCACTTATTGAAGGAATATTAGCAGCATGTCAACAAGCAGAAGGAAAGTTTTGTCCTTAAAAGCACATTGTTGAATTTCACGAAAATCCATGTTGCATCCATATTTGACCTCAAAGCATGTCATTTCCCAGACTCTCCTTGCAAAGTCTGGGAACCACGAGTCGACCGAATCAAGTTTCCACGCTTGAGTGGTTTCAAACCGCTTGAATGTTCTAAACGTTCTGAACGTTCTAAAAGTGACAATTCCGTCAGCTTCCTGAGCTCTTCTTCCTCTCAGGTTCTCCTCTCGGGTGCGGATACTGGTCTCTCTCCTGGTGATCTTGCTCGTGTTTGTGGTGACCACGGTGCTGGTGAAAGTGGACATGTCTGGCTACAGGATACAGTTTTTTGGGGGAACGCTGGCCAGTGTTGCGCTGGTCAGCGGGGCGTCCAACATCTTTTCTGGCAGTGTGTTCGGTATCAGCGGCCACTTTCCAATGAGAATATCTCAAGCAGTCATATCAGGTACCAGTACATCAGTGCTATTCATctctaaatatacaaaaatacagttCCACACGCCAACAGCACAATATATAATAGATTCATGAGACTGAGCGTGTGTCTTTTGTCTTCAGGTCAGGCCATGGGCGGCACTTTGAGTGCACTGGCCTCGATCGTAGACCTGGCTGCCTCGAGTGACGTGACCGACAGTGCGCTGGTgtacttcatcacagcagacgTCTTCACTCTCATCTGTATCGTCATGTACCTGCTGCTACCCAGACTGCCTTACTCAAGGTGAGCCAGTTTCCTTAACATGTAGCACAAACCCATTAAAGCTATGACATTTCTATCAGTGGACAGTTTAATCACAATATTTCACTACACTAAACATTTGAACctactctaataataataatagtaattatctCCCATATAAAGTCTCGACATGTGATATTCACAGAGCTCTTTGTTGAAAGATGAGCTGAAAGGGGAAGTGTGGTGCTGGTAGTGAATCCATGAGTTTCGTCAGCGGTCTGGGGTCAAACCGCAGTTTCGTGACACAGTTGTGATGTAGAGATCAGCAGTTGCTGATGTgccaatataatattattatagacTTGGGTTAGGGATCTTTGAAAACCCTACATCCACTAAACTCAACCTGATTATCTGCTGATGATCAAATCTGTCAGTCGCAAAAGGAGAAGTGTATCGTTTCCAATACAATCACATTGAAAGGAGACTTTTTCAAAAGGccaaacatgaaataaaagagCTGTGGATGAAAAATTGAAGTCCATATGATTTTGCATCATATTCCAAATCTTCTAAAACTAGaattgagtgaggaacagccgtCAAATCACATTCAGATTTTCATTGTATAGAAAACAGCATCTTGGAGATTCTGCTCAATATCTCCTTTGTTCCACAAAAGGACGAACGCTATAAATGTTTCAGAACAACATGAAGATGATAGAATGAAATGGGATTAAAATGACTGATGTAAGTGCAGTACTCAAAGTTAACA is from Carassius auratus strain Wakin chromosome 13, ASM336829v1, whole genome shotgun sequence and encodes:
- the LOC113113014 gene encoding equilibrative nucleoside transporter 3-like, giving the protein MDGQQSLQASVNSSYIPSTISSMCDEEHSEVVGGDTAPLLSQQQPAAPLAARHCPEDSYNMVYIIFFLMGIGSLLPWNVFITAKQYWIYKFSNSSSPAAQEEPHSDLSDYFESYIAIASAVPSVLCLILNYLLVNRFSSRVRILVSLLVILLVFVVTTVLVKVDMSGYRIQFFGGTLASVALVSGASNIFSGSVFGISGHFPMRISQAVISGQAMGGTLSALASIVDLAASSDVTDSALVYFITADVFTLICIVMYLLLPRLPYSRYYMEVASVPRGESNSPSSGSVPPLKPILKKTWLLGSCVFYVFFISIMIFPAVSSGIQSMNKDSGSPWATTYFVPLTSFLLYNVADFCGRQVTVWLQVPGPTSRMLPLLVVSRTALVPLFMFCNYQPRYHLHSVFFAHDLFPVVFVCLLGITNGYLGTLPMIYGPKVVPRELAEPAGVVMSFFLTLGLAVGSAFSVALVHTI